One segment of Synechococcus sp. A15-24 DNA contains the following:
- a CDS encoding SulP family inorganic anion transporter → MSLIHGLNTRNLRGDLLGGLTAAVVALPLALAFGNAALGPGGAIYGLYGAIVTGFVAALLGGTPSQVSGPTGPMSVTVAGVVSSLAAVGVSTDLSAGEMLPLVMAAVAIGGVFEAMLGVLRLGRFITLVPYSVVSGFMSGIGFIILILQLGPFVGVTTTGGVVGSLSTLAELPLPNPAAISIGVMTLAVVFLTPARIRQWMPSPLLALLIVTPLSMLMFNDDRLQSLGVEPLNRIGAIPEGGLRFVLPDFSQHLPELLKAGMVLALLGAIDSLLTSLVADNITQTSHDSNRELIGQGIANTASGLLSGLPGAGATMRTVINIKSGGKTPLSGMTHSVVLLLVLLGAGSMAAEIPTALLAGILIKVGLDIIDWGFLLRAHRLSVKTAALMYAVMLMTVFWDLIWGVLVGMFVANLLTVDAITQTQLQGMDEDNPIDGGVALGSDLSMEEQRLIQSCGNQLMLFRLKGPMSFGAAKGISSRIGLVSNCRVLILDISNVPRMGVTAALALERMVEEAQALGRLTFVAGANQRLQERLKKFGITALMTTRQEALERSSEYISR, encoded by the coding sequence ATGTCATTGATTCATGGCTTGAACACCCGCAATCTGCGGGGTGACCTGCTTGGGGGGCTGACCGCAGCCGTGGTGGCTTTGCCTCTGGCTCTGGCTTTCGGCAATGCAGCCCTTGGTCCGGGTGGAGCGATTTACGGCCTTTACGGGGCCATCGTCACGGGATTTGTTGCAGCACTGCTCGGGGGGACCCCGTCCCAGGTGAGCGGGCCGACTGGGCCCATGAGCGTCACGGTGGCAGGAGTGGTCTCCAGCCTGGCTGCTGTCGGTGTGTCCACAGACCTCTCGGCTGGCGAGATGTTGCCGTTGGTGATGGCTGCCGTTGCCATCGGCGGCGTCTTCGAAGCAATGCTCGGCGTACTTCGTCTGGGACGGTTCATCACCCTGGTGCCCTATTCCGTGGTCTCTGGGTTCATGTCGGGGATTGGCTTCATCATCTTGATCCTGCAACTGGGACCATTCGTTGGTGTGACCACAACGGGGGGAGTCGTCGGATCTCTGAGCACACTGGCCGAATTGCCGTTGCCGAATCCGGCAGCGATCAGCATCGGCGTGATGACCCTTGCAGTGGTCTTCCTCACACCAGCACGGATTCGCCAATGGATGCCATCACCACTGTTGGCCCTGCTCATCGTGACGCCGTTGTCGATGTTGATGTTCAACGACGACCGATTGCAGTCGTTGGGGGTTGAACCGCTCAACCGCATCGGCGCCATTCCAGAGGGGGGGCTCCGTTTTGTCCTTCCAGACTTCAGTCAACATCTGCCGGAACTGCTCAAAGCAGGGATGGTCCTGGCTTTGCTTGGAGCGATCGATTCATTATTGACGTCTCTTGTGGCCGACAACATCACCCAGACGAGCCATGACTCCAACCGAGAGCTGATCGGTCAGGGCATCGCGAACACCGCCTCAGGACTGCTTTCAGGACTGCCTGGTGCTGGAGCCACGATGCGGACGGTGATCAACATCAAGTCGGGAGGAAAGACGCCGCTGTCAGGCATGACCCACTCCGTGGTGCTGCTGCTTGTTCTTCTCGGGGCAGGATCCATGGCTGCGGAAATCCCGACAGCCTTACTGGCTGGAATCCTGATCAAGGTGGGGCTCGACATCATTGACTGGGGCTTCCTGCTCAGGGCCCATCGGCTTTCGGTCAAAACCGCTGCGTTGATGTACGCGGTGATGTTGATGACCGTGTTCTGGGATCTGATCTGGGGGGTGTTGGTTGGCATGTTCGTCGCCAATCTGCTGACGGTGGATGCCATCACCCAGACCCAGCTGCAGGGGATGGATGAGGACAATCCAATCGATGGAGGTGTAGCCCTTGGGAGCGACCTCAGCATGGAAGAACAACGACTGATCCAGTCGTGTGGCAATCAATTGATGCTGTTCCGTCTGAAGGGGCCCATGAGTTTCGGTGCCGCCAAAGGGATCAGCTCACGCATAGGGCTAGTCAGCAACTGCAGAGTTCTAATCCTCGACATCAGCAACGTCCCCCGAATGGGGGTGACCGCAGCACTCGCACTTGAACGCATGGTGGAGGAAGCTCAGGCCCTTGGCAGGTTGACCTTTGTCGCTGGCGCAAATCAGCGGTTACAGGAGCGGCTGAAAAAATTTGGAATTACTGCACTGATGACAACAAGGCAGGAAGCACTTGAGCGATCTTCAGAATACATCTCAAGGTGA